The genome window ACGATTGCCGACTTAGTGCAGAAAGCCTGATTGATTGTAACTTATAAAACAGAAAAGCCACCCCGGAAGGTGGCTTTTGTTTTTAGATATTGATGAAATTCCCTACAATAGTGTAATCAGACCTTTGATGACGGAAACCACCCGGATCGCTTCGAAGACGCGCGCTTCGGAAGCACCGTGTTTCAGAACACTTTCTTCGTGCGAACGAACGCAAAGTTCGCAGCCATTAACGGCTGAAACCGCCAAGCTCACCAGCTCAAAAAATTCTTTACCCAAAACCGGATTCATCATGATGCTCATGCGAATGCCAGGCTGGGTTTGCTGATAGTACTCTTTGCTGATAAAGTGCCGGAAACGATAAAACACGTTGTTGGTACTTAGCAGTGAGGTACAGGCTAACACTTCCGCTACTTCCGCGTCAGTGGCGCCTTCCTGCTTGGCCAGGTTCGTGAAACTATCGGTTAACGGCTGGTATTTTTCGTTCACTGCCACCGACAAGGCCAGCAACAGCGATTCTTTCTTCGTCAGATTCTGGTTGCTGTTAAGCACATTGCCCACGTTGATTTTCAAATCACGCAGGTAACGAGCGTCGCCTAAAGATTCCAGGGCCGGGTAGGCCACATCGGTATTCAGGCCCAGATTGGTCAACAGCGAAATGACAGTATCAGTTTTTGTGGCAACCATGGTGTGTTGTATAAATTGAGCAATCAGCGAATGGGCGATCTAGGCCATCATCCGCTGATTGCATCGGATGAAATTAGGCGTTGATGGTTGCTTCGCCTTTTTGCCAGTTGCAAGGGCAAAGCTCGTCCGTTTGCAGGGCGTCCAGAATACGAATTACTTCGTTTACGTTGCGGCCTACAGACAGGTCGTTAACGGCTACCCAGCGAACAATGCCTTGTGGATCAACAATGTATGTTACGCGGTAAGCTACTTTTTCGTTGGCTTCCAGGATACCCAGTTCTTCAGCCAGAGATTTTGACGTATCGGCTAGCATCGGGAATTTCAGACCACGCAGATCGTCGTGGTTCTGACGCCATGCCAGGTGAACAAATTCGCTATCGGTTGAAGCACCGATCAGAACGGCGTCACGATCTTCGAAATCTTCCGCTTTTTTATTGAATTCAGCGATTTCAGTTGGGCAAACGAATGTGAAGTCTTTAGGCCACCAGAACATAACCAGCCATTTGCCAGCTGACTTATGATCTTCTGATGAAATTTCGTAAAACTCGTTTCCTTTCTCCATAGAAACAACAGCTAGTTTCTTGAATTCAGGGAACTGTGAACCAACAGAGATAATTTGATTTTTCATAGTTATAAGATGTATAACAGGTTGTCGAATGTCTAACTATAGTGCAAATATGAAGCTAAAAATTGATTATCTCATATAGCTTTTGTTGATCTTGTATAGATAAAATCTATTAAATATGCCCTCTTATAAGGTCATAGAGGCATTTTATAAATATTTTAGCTTGTCTATTGATCGTTAGGGAGTTTTTATTGTACAATATTTATGCTTTATGCTTTTTCTTGTCAAATAGGATAAAAAGACTATTATGTTGCACAGGGTTTTTCAAAAAAAGAACCCCACTCAGTTTATGAGTGGGGTTCTTCACTAAATAAAAAGAGACATTAAGCCGCCAAGCGATGCTCTTGCTGGCTATCAAGGAGCAGTGGCTCAATGATATTGGTCAAGCGATCGCGTAAGAAGCCTTCCTGCAAATAAATCGGTAGTTTGGCAATCAATCGTTTAAACCCGGCAATGCCTAAGGCTTTGGCGATGTACGCTTCGTGAACCGCATTAAGGTGCGATACAATGTTAACCAGCGACTCGTGGAAAAGTCGAACGTCGATCTCTGAATCAACAAAGCGTTCAATCTCGCGATTCGTTGACGAAATGCGCAAACGGCTTAGGATATCAAAATAAGTAGTATAGCCTAGCTGCTTGCCCAATTGTTTATATTGTTCTTCGCTAAACTTTTGCAGAATCTCGCCCGTTCTGGCGCTTCTGAAGGCCGTCTTGGGGTTCTTCTGAATAATTTGGCGCAATGCTTTAATACGCTGGTCGCGGGTTGTTTTCAGGAATTGGGCAACTTCGGCTTGGGCGGCTGATTCGCGCGAAGGCAAGGTTAAATCGGGTTTTGATTTGGCCAAAGGCAAACGCATCGTGCGGTAATTATTCAGCGGACCGGACGCATAGAAGCCAGTCGATGAAGGATAATAACCACGCACAACCATATTTCCGACCCGACGACGAATTGTTTCTTCATTGCTGATCGATTCACCAGCAAGCAAAAGAAAAGCCCGTACGCCGAATAAAACGCTATAATACGCCTGCGGAAAAGTCCAGTGCAGGGAGTTTTGCAAATACTGGTTGTCGTTGACAACAGGTGTAATCCGCAAAGCATACTCCGCACTCCAGCAATTCAGCAGTAACTTCTCTAAAGCTTTCCGTTGCTCTTCCGTAGTTGTTGGCTCAAAACTTTGGAACAGCGGGAATCGTGCCAGATCGAACAAGTCGTCTTGGCGTTGAATATGGAAATCGATGGCGAAGAAGTGGTTCAGGAACACCTGCGCCGGAATGGATTTCCGCCACGTCTCCTCAAGCTGCGTTCCGGGTATCACCTGCATGGTCACACCAACCTGATTTTGGGTATTTTCAGTGCTCTGTTTCATACATAAATATAACATGAAAGCCTAAAAAAATGTTCTTTTCTGTCGACTTTTTTCTATGTATAAAGCCCTGAAAAATAATCAGTTGTAAGGAATTTCTCGCTCCTTAACTAATGCTTGAAAAAGGATTGTTTTTTGAGCTGTTCCTGCCCCTGAAAAATGCTCCAAATCTAGGTGGAAAAGGAGCTTTCGCGGGTCATTAAACGCGTTTCCTGAACTTCTCTAGCTGCCCTAAATACAGCCCGGCCAGTACCAACAACGTTCCCGCGTAGGTATGCCAGGTAATGGGTTCATTGAGCAAAACGGAGGAGTAGGCAAAGCCAAAAATGGGGCAGAGGAACATCCAGAACGAAGCCCGTACGGCGTCCTGCCGGACCAGGTGGAACCAAAGTTGAAGCGCAACCACCGAAACCGGAATAATCAGCCAGAACACAGACGCCCAGAAACGCCCGTCGTAGTGCGCGGCTCCCCAATCGGCAAAAACAACCGTAAAAGGCAGCAGCAGAATGCCACCAATGCCCACCTGCCAGCCGTTGATGACAATGTTGGGAAGCTGGAAGTTGCAGCGAGCATAATACACCGTGGCCACCGACACCGAAACCATACCGCCAAGGAGAATGAGCAATCCTTCAACAGTAGCAAAACTTCCCTGAAGCAGCGGATACGTAGCCAGCGTGACGCCTCCCAAGCCCAAGGCGACGCCCGCAAACTCAAACCACCGCAGAGGCCGCTTGAGCCAGATTGCTGAAATGAGCGTGATAAAGAGCGGACTCGTCGCGGTGGATAAACTGCCAATCCCCGCCGAAACCTGTTTGATGGCCAGCACAAAGGCGGCCAGATAAACGGTCGTATTCAAAAAGGCAAAAAGAGTCAGCTGTTTCCATTCCTTTCCTTTGGGAAGCGGATTTTTTCGCAGGACATACGCATAAAAACCCATCAGGCTACCGGCAATCAGAAAGCGGGTATTGGCTAAGATTAATGGATCGGCGGATTGTACTCCAAATTTTGTGGCGGCTGAGGCAGAAGCCCACAACAAGGCAAATAGAAGACCGGGGAGGAGGGAACGCATTAGTCGAGAAATTCTGGTGGCACCATCATACGCACTGCGCTTATGGAACGCATAAGCATCGTAAAGGCGCTTTTCCGTGATAACAAGCCTTGTAATTTTGTCTGTGCTTCAAATTCAGCTTGTGCATTGTTTTGATCCTGAGCATTTCTCCAGACGATAATGGTATTCAATACCTCGTCGCGCTTTTTATAAATGGCAAAACGCAGTTCAGCCGTTCGCTTTTGTGTCTCATGGCTTGTCCCGTTGTGCAGGTGATTGAGTAGATTAGCAGTATTTATAGCTTTTATATTAAGCGGATTCATAGCGCCAAAGCTGACTTTTTGGCCATTAAAGTCAATATGGTAAAGCAGTTCGGATTCTACGGCGTCGTTTGGAGCGCATGGATCAAGGTAGCCGCCAACCGGAGTTGTGCGCGGCTTCATCATGTTAGCAGCGTGTTCTGCCGGATACAGATTTGTCCACTGGTAAGTTAAGTCAGGGTGCTCTTGGCGAGAGACAAAATGCTCCACGTCCATCGACCAGGAAGTAGCGAACTTCTGCTCAGTTAAGTAACATTTCGCGAAGAAGCAGGCGTCAAATTCTTCAAAGAGGTCAGCGTCACGCCATTTCTCACTACATTTTGGTTTGGAAAGTGTCTGTTGATCTTTTGGTAGCTGTTGATCAATTTTGTAAGCGTCTAAATCATCAAGATACCGTTGTATTTCGGGAGTAGAAAGTGATTGGGGTGGGTTCGGGTTTCGCTCAATTTGAATCACAAGCATTAAGCATTTTGCAGGATAATGGATTCTAACTCGATTTTGAGAGTAGGAGAAAGGTATCGTTCATTCTCAACTAAAATCGTTTGCAGGAGTTCCCGGCGTTTTTCTTTGCTAGCCTCGGTCATCGCGTGATTCACCTTTTCGATGATTCGATCTGCGATGGGCGAATATTCGTTTTCTAGGCCAAAATGCGTAACCATTAATTCAGAAAAGCTCTTTCCGACCACTTCATCTGTGACGGTTTCTTTCGTAGTGAGGTCAAAAATCGTGGCTTTTTTGATGCTCGAAATAATAGCTGGTGAGTGCGTAGCGGCAATAAACTGAATATTAGGAAAAAGACTGGTTAGTAATGGTAGAACCTGGTATTGTAATTCAAGGTGAAGGTGGGTTTCTGGCTCGTCGATCAGAACGATTCCGCAGGGGTTGTACGAAAAGTTACCAACCTGCTTGCGAATCAAATCGACGCGCATGAACAAATCCATCAGAATACTCAGCAGCGCAGAAAATCCTTCTGACAATGTATCGAACGTAAGCTGGCGTCCATCTGAAAGCTGAATATAAAAGTCGAAACTCTCCTGAACAAAAACTAACTCTAGCCCCTTGTCTTCAAAAATTGAGCGGAACGTTTCTGTT of Tellurirhabdus bombi contains these proteins:
- a CDS encoding carboxymuconolactone decarboxylase family protein, which codes for MVATKTDTVISLLTNLGLNTDVAYPALESLGDARYLRDLKINVGNVLNSNQNLTKKESLLLALSVAVNEKYQPLTDSFTNLAKQEGATDAEVAEVLACTSLLSTNNVFYRFRHFISKEYYQQTQPGIRMSIMMNPVLGKEFFELVSLAVSAVNGCELCVRSHEESVLKHGASEARVFEAIRVVSVIKGLITLL
- a CDS encoding peroxiredoxin, translated to MKNQIISVGSQFPEFKKLAVVSMEKGNEFYEISSEDHKSAGKWLVMFWWPKDFTFVCPTEIAEFNKKAEDFEDRDAVLIGASTDSEFVHLAWRQNHDDLRGLKFPMLADTSKSLAEELGILEANEKVAYRVTYIVDPQGIVRWVAVNDLSVGRNVNEVIRILDALQTDELCPCNWQKGEATINA
- a CDS encoding DMT family transporter, with amino-acid sequence MRSLLPGLLFALLWASASAATKFGVQSADPLILANTRFLIAGSLMGFYAYVLRKNPLPKGKEWKQLTLFAFLNTTVYLAAFVLAIKQVSAGIGSLSTATSPLFITLISAIWLKRPLRWFEFAGVALGLGGVTLATYPLLQGSFATVEGLLILLGGMVSVSVATVYYARCNFQLPNIVINGWQVGIGGILLLPFTVVFADWGAAHYDGRFWASVFWLIIPVSVVALQLWFHLVRQDAVRASFWMFLCPIFGFAYSSVLLNEPITWHTYAGTLLVLAGLYLGQLEKFRKRV
- a CDS encoding AAA family ATPase, whose product is MIKPEEFPYIKSLHVNDCYAYKDFDIVLHNYQPFSHLILTGKNGSGKSTILKAINSHILIWRGSVHQNFLVQVNDPSKHIDRLKSAINQSTLVKGEKAQDVVRLQQDLEQLDRLSLYYNVEPINFWILNKNVLVYSFLLAKRESKVTQVTTVSKETDFVNQLLKDDSTQKFTNQFKQYLVNQKVYQAFDQLNNNKEKIEQTERFFSKITETFRSIFEDKGLELVFVQESFDFYIQLSDGRQLTFDTLSEGFSALLSILMDLFMRVDLIRKQVGNFSYNPCGIVLIDEPETHLHLELQYQVLPLLTSLFPNIQFIAATHSPAIISSIKKATIFDLTTKETVTDEVVGKSFSELMVTHFGLENEYSPIADRIIEKVNHAMTEASKEKRRELLQTILVENERYLSPTLKIELESIILQNA